The sequence below is a genomic window from Aureispira sp. CCB-E.
TGTTACTTTTTTGGATAAATGTGCTATAGCAGGTAAAACATAATTCAAGCGAACCCGTTTTAAACCCGATTCGTAATAAACAGAATCGACTAAGACCGTACTGTCTCTATTGTCATGTCTAACAACAAAAGTATCTCCTAAGCTAAGAGACAAATCAGCTACCAATAGCTCAATTGTATCAAGGGAGGAGGTGCTCGAAGAATTAATAGTTCCAATGAACCATATTTTTCCTAAACTAGTATCTTCTCTCAAAAAGCCATTGGTAATACCTACGTTTCCACTTAAGTTATAATCAATAGACTGGTTACTTTTTTCTCCAACTTTATAGTATGAAAGACCATTGATTAAGGTATCTTCAATGGCTATTTTATGTACGGTTCTACTTTGTCCTAATTGACAAAAATTTACATCCCATTGTGTTGTGTCAGAACCAAAAATAGTTTGATAGTTTTGTGCAAAATTTAATTGGGTAAACAAAATACAAATAACGACAACTGAAAAAAATCTATATCTCATATAATGTGTGTTGCAGAGTATAGGAGCGCAAAACTCCTTCTCTAGGTAAAAGAAAGAGCAGCTATTCGGGGGAACGAATATAAGTTGTTTATTGCTATAACGACGAAAATTGTTTAAATGTTGCTAATCTATATATGATACTTTGGTTTTTAGGTCAAATGTTTTGCTTACAAGAGAATATAAGAACGCAAAATAAAGACAATAGCAATTTACTTTACGCAGCACTTAGCTGCTTTAGAAAGATGTAAAAAATAGTGAAAAAAATGTATATTAGAGTAGGGAGGACTTTAGAAATAGGATAATAAGCCAAAAATAAACAAAGTACTTATGGTTATAAGTATGTTGTTACAATACCTCAAATTATCCTAGCGCATTCTAAAAAACATTACTCCGTTGAAACCACGCAGTAGCAGTGCAGAACTCTCTCACGAGCCTGCGAGCTAAATCATTGTCTAACGGCGAAGCCCTCACGGAGTAATCTTCGTTAACGGTCATTTTTTATTGCTCGTACAAAATTTACTTAAATAACCTTTATTATAAAAAAAGGAAAATGAAATTATACGTTTTAATTTTTATTCTAATCATATTAACAGCATCTTGTAAAAATAATCAAATGGATGAAAAAGAAGTAGAATTAGGTCTCGTGCCGATTACAACAGCATCAGAAGCAGCAAAGAAGCATTTTGAGAAAGCACGGTTTTTAGTTCAAAATGGGATAAATGGCAATCCGATAGAGCATTATGAAAAAGCAATAGAACTAGACAGTACTTTTGTTAGAATGTATAATTTTATTTCTATTTATTCACCAGATGATTCGATAAAGAAGATAAATCACACCCTTGCCAAAAAATACAAGCATCTAGTATCTAAAGAGGAACAAATCTTAGTGGAAGCTACAGAATATAGATTTAAGAATCCAGAGGATAATAATGAACGCCAATTATTCAAATTAGCCGAAATGTGCCCTCTAGATAAATATCTACACCATACCATTTGTTTTTTACTGTTTCGGAAAAATCCCAAACAGGCAATTGTTGCTGGTGAAAATGCTGTTAGACTAGATCAGAATTATGGTTCTGGGTATAATATTCTAGGATATGCATATATCAACAATAAGGAACTAGACAAAGCAGAAAAAGCATTTGATAATTTTATAAGGTGTGAACCTGAAAATGCGAATCCTTATGACTCAAAAGCTGATTTACTATTGCGATTGGGTAAATATAAAGAGGCTTTAAGCCTAAAACAGAAAGCCTATGAATTGGATGCTTCTTTTGATTGGATTCCTGAGGAAATAGTTAATATTAAAGCAAAAATTGATTCTATCGAATAAATGAATGATGGCAGTTGAGTGCTTGACAGTATTGGTTATTTTACGATCAATTTTCGAACTTCTACAAATTCGTTTCCTCGAATTTGAACCAAATAAACAGCATTGGGAAGGGGTGACAAATCCAAGCTGAGTTCCAAAGCACCACTAGGTATGTTGAAACTTTGGATATGTTTGCCAGCAAGGTGCATTATTTTAACTTCCAAATCTTCGTCCAGTGGTTTGTCCAAAAGAATTTGTGCTAGTCCTTCTGTTGGATTAGGCAAGATTTTGAATCCCCATTTTTTTTGAGAAATAGGTTGCAAACCAACTATTACAGAAATGACTTGAGTACTTGTGCAAGCACCGTTGTTTACACTTAGGCGAACGGTATAGTTACCTGAACTATTATAAGTATGTGTAGGGTTTTGTTGGGTAGAAGTAGTATTGTCTCCAAAATCCCATAGCCAGTTATTAGCATCTGAGGAAAGGTCATTGAAATTAAATACCCCGCCACCATTATCGGTGTAGGAAAATAAACTAGTTATCGGTGTAATCGTAACCGTATCCAACGTAGAAATGCATTGAGGACCTCGAATTTCTATATCATAAAAATAGTAATAATAGCTCAAGGAATCCCCGTTGTTGGCTGAAGAACTATTGATACTCATATAGCCATTTTGGACATAAGGATAATTTGAATTGGACTCATGTCGATACAAATCTACATTATTGCCACCGATATAGTAATAACCACTTTCAGGAACTAAAAAATCTAAATTTATTCGTTGCCCTCCATTCGCTAAATTGATGGTGACTTGGTCAACAATGGAGTTGGGGGTAGGAATTGCCCCATCGTGATTTGTTCCCTTAACGAGGTAAAAGGTTCGAGGACCAGCACCATCTGCATCTACCCACGCAGAAACAATTTCAAAACTTCGACTGGCTCTAAAATTAAGTGCTCCAAAATAGGGACTAGAATGGTACGTTCCAATTCCTGTATTGTACGAACGCCCAGTAGTGAATGGGAAGACATTTCTACCGTTTTCCACATAGTAAGTTTGCGTTTGCCCAACATTAGGAACGGTTAATGTGTCACCAATATGAATGACTCGATGGGCACTGTCTTTCCAATAGACTATCCCTAAAACAGAGGTAGCAATAACAGCCGTATCTCCCAAGCAAAGTTCTATATCATCTACAGAGGGAGTAGGAGGAAGATTGCTAAGAGTAACCTGTCGAGTAGTAGAGTCTGCCCCCATTCCATTCGAGACAATTAATTTAATAATATAGGAGCCACTATTCTGATAAGAATGGACAGGATTTTGAGCAGTAGAAGTATACCCATCTCCAAAGTCCCAAAACCAAAATTGAGGTACATCAGTACTATTATCAAAAAATGAAATGGTCGGTTTACAAGAAAAAACACTGTTGGTACTAAAGGCTGCCGTAGGTGCTGTGGTTACTACCTGACAGTTGATAGGCAAATCAAAGGCTTCGATTTGATCAGAACGATTAAAAACAGAACCCTGCTCTGCACTATATCCAAAGCCTCTCTTGGCAAAAACATTCCAAATTAGGCAATTATGAGCACCACCATATAGAATGGAATCTGCTTTCAAAATAGCATCTCGACCATCAAGCATACCCGCATTGCAAGGCTGAATTTTTAATGCTTCCATGGCTAAGAGCATGGCTATGTTGTTGCCCCCATTGCCATGATACAAGTCGGGATCAGGTACCCCTCCATACGCATCAATTAAAGCCCATGTTAAGTCCCATAATACGGTGGCAAAAATAAAACCTGTGCCATGTGGTGCTGAAATTTGAGTGGTGTTATTAGAAGCGCCATAGGTATATGGATTGACAGCAAAATCTGTGGAATAAGGTGCTGGGCGTAATCCTGAACCTGTAGAGACTTGATTGGAGACATAGGTGCCAAAGCCTCTAGAATCTTCGCCTTGATCTCCTGGCTCAATGGTTAAGACAAGAGCAAACCAATCGCTCCAACCTTCGCCTGTTTGTTCTGGATTCGTCAAGCAATTAACATTACTAGCGCCTCCTGTTAAACGCTTCGAAATGCCATGGCCATATTCGTGAACAATAATTCCATTATCAAAATCACTGTCTCTAAGATTGTTGTTCGTACCATTGTTGCTTATAGAGGCATTGATGGTCGTACTATTGACAAGTTCATTTTTTATGACAATGCCATCGTTTTGGCTAATCATAATGGATGGAATACTTATGTTGGTATTGGTACCAAGCATTTGGAAAGGGGGACCAGACGTATTGTTTATAACAACAACAGCAATAGCCCCTGCGTTTTCGACAGCTTCAATCTTATCTGTTAGGTTACAACCCCCAAGATCTATAAGAGCAATTTTTCCAAACAAAGCAGCTGAATTCATAATGGTTCCACAGGCATCGTGGATCGGAGGAAGGTTGTCCTCGACTAGAACTAAGTTAGCTACGATTGCTGTTTGAGGCAAACCAGAACCAAAAGTAGCCCCTGCTGCTGTATAATTTCCTGCTATATTAGAAGGAGTATTAATCGTTAAATAATTTCCTAAACTACTTCCTGTGCTATTCCATAAAAAAAGTTGCATTCTAGGTTTGCTTCCATCTGGAGGCGTCATAAAACTAGCGTTGTTCATATTGGCACTATCTTGTGCTTCTGCTAAAAGTTCGTCTCCGTCCAATGCAAGACTTCCTCCTCGTCCATAATTGTTGTTTTGAAAATTTCCAGATGCTTCGTCAAAACCATAGTTATACCAAATGTCATGCATCATATTGTTGGTATAAAAAAGATTACTAATAGCAGCAGATTGATAGGTACTTGGGTGTGTGCCTGGGTTATAAGGAAAATTAAATTCTAGAGAGCTATTTCCATTAGGGCTAAAACCTGGTAAATTGTTATTGTTGGTGTCTTCATAAGCATAAACATTATTTCCTCTAGTAATGGTGTATTCAGGACCTGCGATGGCATTTGTATCGTGCCATCCATAAGGCGAAGCTAGAATATCTGCGGGATTAGAAACAAGGTAACGGCTTCCGTGAATGGGGCTTTCAATAGGAAGCGGGAAAACGGTATATTGATCGGGCTGCATTTCTAAATCAGCAAAAGTGCCTTGTGGTGTTGAAGGTCTGGTGATATTTGTAGGATGATTGGTGCAAGAAGAAGAAGAAGAACGATGTGCAAAACTGCAATGAGAAACCCAATCGTTTTGGGCAACTAGAGTCCCTTGCTGGGCATCAATTTGTAGGGACCAATAATGTTTAGCATCTAAGGTGTAAATAGACAAGTCCCATACTAATTTGATTTCTGTGTCGGTAGTAGCTGTGTACATCAAACGAACAGGAATATTTTTTCTAGAAATATTGCCTTTGTCATAAATGAAATGCGTAGAATGAATTGTTTTTATTTTATGTAGTGTTTCAAGACTGTCCATTTGCAAATACTGGGCGGCTAATTGAATTGCTTGTGAAGCAGAAACCGTGGGAACTGTTTGAGTTACCTTTTGATGAACATTGTTTATTAAGCGATTGTTCATGTAGAGCACTTTGTTTTCTTTTAGGACAAAGTTAGCAAGCCCGTTTGAAATGGGAATGTCTAGGTGTGTTTGTTGTATATAAACATGAGTTGCGTTGCTGGCACTAGATGTGTGCATATCTGTTATTTGCCAGTTAGAAATGTCCGAAGGGTGCAACTTCTGTTCAACAGCATGTGTTTCCAAAAAATCTTGAATAATGATTTGGGGATGCTGTGCTATTATAGGAACGAGGAACCATAAGTTGAGTATAACAAGGAAGGTAAATTTCATACGTAAAAAACTATATACTTTATTATAATAGGGGAACGCAGCATGTAAAAATACATTTTTGTTTGGTGAAAAGCGAGAAGATGTGGATTATGACTTAAGAAAAAATTAAATAATTCGTTTTTTTTTACTTAAAATGAACAAATAATACTTGACTTTTACATATAAAAAGCCACCCCTTAGCATAAAAGAGGCGGCTTGTAGTTGTGTCCTTGTAAAAAGGGGGGATTATTGAAGCACTAATTTTCTGATTTCTGAAAAATGTTCACCTTTAATTTGCACCAAATAGACAGCAGCAGGGAGTTCCGATAAATTTAAATCTAGATGACTCTGCCCTGTTTTAATTAAACTTGTTTGGATGGTCTTACCACTCATATCCGTTATCAAAACATTCAAATCCTCTTTAGCGGCTTTGTTTAGTAGGATGCTAGCTAACCCACTCGTTGGATTGGGTAGTAAGGAAATATTGAGTCGTTGAGTGTTGGTTTGATTGATGCCAACAATAACTGAAAACGTTTGTGTACTGGTACAAGCTCCGTTGTTAATGGTTAGTGTGATTGTGTAAGAGCCTGCGGTTGCGTATGTATGTGTAGGGTTTTGCTGAGTAGAAGTCGTGTTATCTCCAAAATCCCAAAACCAGCTTGTTGCCCCAATAGATGCATCTGTAAAACTGACAATATTATTGTTATTGGTATAAGAGAAGTTACTAACAACTGGAGTGATGGTAACGGTGTCTAGGGCAGAGATACATTGAGGCTCTCGCACTTCAAAATCGTATAGATAGTAATAATAACCAGTAGGATTGGTCGTTGCCGAGGAATTGTTGATGGTCATATATCCTCCCAAAGTATAAGGGAAACTGGCTCCACTACTATTTCTGTATAAATTGACATTATTACCACCTATATTATAATTACCAGCAGCAGGTACCATCAAATTTAAGTTGACACGTTGAACACCATCTGCCAAGTTTACAGTGACTTGGTCTACGATACCATTGCCACTAGGAGGCGTTCCGTCATTGTTTGTACCGTTGGCTAGATAGAATGTACGAGGACCGGCACCGTCTGCGTCTACCCACGCAGAGACAATTTCGAAACTTTGATTGGCTGTAAAGTTTAATGCTCCGTGATAAGCCGAAGCATGATAGCCACCCGCTCCAATCGTATTATCACTAGGACCAACATATTGAGAAGCTGCGCCAACCGCATTTTCAACATAATAAGTTTGAGTAGAACCAACATTAGGTACCGCCAATGTATCACCAATGTAAACAATGTTATTGGCTATGTTTTTCCACTGCGCCACTCCTGTAACTGTTGCAGGAACAAAAGCGGTATCTCCTGCACAAACTTCAATATTATTAACAACAGGAGTAGGAGGCAAGGCAATAGTTACTTGTTGAGTGGTAGAGTCCATGCCTACTGTATTGGTGACAACTAGTTTTACAGTATAGACACCACTAGCACTATAGGTATGTGTAGGATTTTGTATGGTAGATGTATTGCCGTCTCCAAAATCCCATGCCCAAGATTGAGGTATATCCGTACTATTATCTGTAAAAGAAATAGTAGTAATACAAGCATTGTTGCTATTGGGACTAAATGCAGCCACAGGCGGAGCAGTTGCTGTTTGACAAATAGGAGGCAAATCAAAGGCCTCTGTTTGGTCAGAGCGGCTTGCTGGACTTCCTTGATCCGCGCTATATCCAAAACCTCTCTTAGCAAAAACGCCCCAAATTAAACATCTGTGTGCACCATTGTACAATAATTGGTCGGCTTGTAGAATAGCATCTCGTCCATCAATCATACCTGGATTGCAAGGTTGTAGTTTTAAACCTTCGATCACTAAGTTCATAGCAATATTATTGCCTCCTGTTCCATTGTATAAATCAGGATCAGGGATACCACCATATTGGTCAATTAGTGCCCATGTTAAATCCCAAAGCACTGTAGCAAAGATAAATCCTACCCCATGCGGTTCTGATATTTGACCCGCATTATTAGATGCACCATAAGTATAGGGATTGACAGCAAAATCTGTGGAGTAAGGCGCAGGTCGAATGCCTTGTCCTGTTACAGGTTGATTGGATGCGTAAGTTCCAATACCACGGACATCAGCGCCCAAATCGCCAGGCTCAATGGTTAACATTAAACCAAACCAATCGCTCCAGCCTTCTCCCATTTGTTCTGCGTTGCTCAAACAGTTGGCATTGTTAGCGCCACCTGTTAGACGAGTTGAAATACCATGCCCATATTCATGAGCAATGATCCCATTGTCCAAATCTCCATCTTTTACATTACTAGGTGTCCCTCCATTGCTAATGGTTGCGTTAACAATTCCTGCTGCCATTTGTGCTTTAATGGCATTGCCATCATTTTGCTCAATCATAATGGATGGAATGGTAATAGTGTTGCTAGCTCCTCCCATTTGGAAAGGAGCACCTGCTACATTGTTCACAATAATAGCAGCAACAGCGCCCGCATTTTGTGCAGCTTCAACTTTAGCAACAAAAGAACAGTTTCCACGATCAATAACCACAATTTTTCCTGACAAAGAAGCGGCATTCGTAACTGTTTCGCAGCCATCGTTAATAGGGGCGGTATTGTCTTCTATCAAAGCTAAATCAGCGGTAATAGGAGTTGTTGGAAGTCCAGGACCAAAGGAGGCATCAGCTGCATTGTAACTACCAGCGATGCCTGAAGGGCTATTGACATCCAAATAATTGCCGCCGCTGCCACCTGCACTGTTCCATAGGTACATTTGCATTCTTGGGTTTCCGCCATCTGGAGGTGTTGCAAAGTTGGCGTTGTTTGTTCCACCACCATCTTGGGCTTCTGCCAAAACTTGGTCGTCGGCTATGCCTCCACGCCCATAGTTGTTGAACTGAAAATTACCACCTGCTTCATCAAAACCATAACGATACCAAATATCGTGCATCATGTTGTTCATGTAAAATAGATTGGTGATGGCAGCAGGTTGATAAGTGCTAGGATTGGCTGTTGCATTATAAGGAAAATTGAACTCCAAAACATTGGTTCCATCAGGACTAAAACCTGGAGCGTTATTATCAGCAGCATCCTCATAAGCATAAACATTGTTTCCTCTTGTGATGGTATACTCTGCTCCATTTGCCCCATTGGTGTCATGCCAACCATATGGCGAAGCAAGCGTATCGGCAGGATTGGTTACAATCGAACGAGTTCCATGACTGGGGCTTTCTAAAGGCAGTGCAAACACAGTATATTGATCAGGCTGCAGCATTGTTTCAGGCGCACTAAAATTAGTTGGTGGTTTCAAAAAGGTGTTATGGTTTTTATTATGGCATTTTGAAAATGGGGAATGAACGAAATTGCAGTGAATGACCCAATCGTTTTTATCAATCAAAATACCTGTTTGGGCATCTATTCGTACCGACCACCAATGTGCTGCGTCTAACGTGTAAATGGATAAGTCCCAAACCAATTTTACCTCATCATCAGAGCTAGCATGATACATTAATCGTACGGGAATGTTTTCTTTTGAAATGCCTCCTGTATTGTATATAAAATGATGCTTGCTGATAGGTTCTAGAGCTTTTAGAGCTGTTGGTGTTTTTAATTCCAATTGTTTGGCAGCAAGCTGAATGGCCTGAACTGGGTTAATGGTTGGAGTTGTGTAGTTAGCCTTTTGAGAAAGTCTAGTTATTAGGCGATTTCCCATGCTAAGAACTTTACTATCTTTCAAAGCAAAATTTGCTATTCCGTTGGATACAGGTATTCCCTGATGCTCTTGCTGTATGTAGACATGTGTTACACCACTAGTACTTGAAGTATGATGACTAGTTATACTCCAATGAAGGATGTCTTGAGAAGTTAAGTTTTGTTCTTTGTGATTTTTGTCTAGAAATTGTTGAATAACCGTAGAAGTGTTTTGAGCATGAAGCGTTGCTGTACTGAGCAAAAAACTCAGTAGCATAAAGGCGAGTTGTTTCATAATAGTAACAATTGAATTTGTTGTACTGTAAAAAAAATATCAGATTGGTGTATTACGGGGAGATGTTGTGAAAATACATTTTTATTTGGCAAAAACTCACTTGATTGAAATTATCAATTGGGTAAATAGAAAATATATGGCTAAAATTTTACAAAAAGTTAAGGGGGATTGTTTTGTGAAACCTTAGTTTTGGAAAAAAGGAAATCCCTACTGTTGACTTTTCAACAGTAGGGATTGGTTGGAAATGTATTATGATGGACTTTTGCCCAAGGTATTTTATTCTTTAATTAATTTTCTTACTTCAGAGAAGTTCAAGCCATAAATCGACACGATGTACACTGCACTAGGCAATTGTTCTATGTTCATTGTGAATTCTGTCAGACCTCTTTTTAAAGTCGCTGTTTGAAGCACCTTGCCTTCAATGCTTGAAATTTGTACTGTCAAGTCTTCTGATGCAGCTTGATTTAGGCGCAACGTAGCCCAGCCACTAGCGGGATTTGGAAGCAAAGTAACCATTGGCATCGCTTGGTTGGGAGTACGAACACCTAAAATGCCATTGATAATTTGAGTCGAAGTACAAGCATCACCATTGATTGTTAACGACACTGTATAAGCATTTCCGTTGGGGTAAGTGTGTACAGGGTTTTGCTGTGTAGATGTTGTTCCATCACCAAAATCCCAAAACCAAGAAGTCGCCCCAGAAGATCCGTCTGAAAAAGTAAATGTATTGTTGGTATTTGTATAGGTGAAGTAACTAGATACTGGAATAGCAAATGCTGTATCTTGAGGAGACACACAGCGCGGTTCCCTAACTTGTAGGTTATAAAAATAATAATAACTATCGTTTGGTGCACTTGAAGAAGAACTGCTATTGATTGATATTAAACCAGGAATAGTGTACGGGTAAGAAGCGCCTGTTGTGTTGATATAGAGATCGGGTGTTTCACTTCCTAAATTATAATTTCCAGAATCAGGAACAGATAAATTAAGCAACACTTCTTGCCATCCTGCACGCAAAAATACAGTGGCATCATCTATAACAGTTGTTGGAACAGTTCCCGTTGTATTTTCGTCTTTTGCTAAGAGAAAGGTTCGTACACCGTCTCCTTCGGCATACACCCACGTAGAAACAATTTCTAAAGCTTGATCAGCTCTGAAATTTAAAGCACCATAAGGAGAGTTGTCTAGCGTAGCCATACCAATAGAGCTATCTGGAGCACCAATAAATTGAGAGGGAGTGCCTGTTAGATTTTCTGCGTAGTATCTTCGGATAGAGCCAACATTAGGAACCCATAATGTATCTCCTTGTTGAATAATCGTATTAGTCATATCTTTCCATTGAATAGTTCCACTGCCTGTAGCGACTAACATAGCTGTATCTCCTGGGCATACTTCATCGCCAATCGCAATTGGAGCGGGCGGTAATGTGATTGTAATTTGTTGTGTCATCGTATCACTGCCCATATTATTGGTAACAATCAATTGAACATCATAAACACCATCTGAGATATAAGCATGAGATGGATTCTGTTGGTTAGAGGTAGCACCGTCGCCAAAGTCCCACAACCATTGTTGAGGAGTGGAGGTGCTAGAATCTGTAAATGAAATTATAGAAACACAACTATTTAATGAACTAGGTGTAAATGCTGCAATTGGTGGAGCTGCGGCAATCATACAAACAGGGGAAAGATCAAATGCTTCCGTTTGATCTACTCGACTAGCAGAACTTCCTTGATTGGCACTAAAACCAAAGCCCCGCTTGGCAAAAACTTCCCAAATAAGGCATTCATGTGCGCCATTGTATAACAATTGATCTGCTTGTAAGATAGCATCTCGACCATCAATCATACCAGGGCTACAAGGTTGTAATTTTAATCCTTCAATAATTAAATTCATAGCAATATTATTTCCTCCTGTACCATTGTACACATCTGGGTCAGGCGTACCGCCATAAAAATCAATCAAAGCCCAGTTCAAATCCCAAAGAGCAGTAGCAAATATAAACCCAACGCCATGAGGTTGAGAAATTGCACTAGCATTATTAGAATTGCCATAAGTATATGGATTGACAGCAAAATCAGTAGAATAAGGTGCAGGACGAATACCAGGTCCTGTATTGGGTTCTCCTTTGACATAAGTGCCAATACCTCTAATATCTGTGCCCTGATCACCAGGTTCTAAGGTCAACATGAGACCAAACCAGTCGCTCCATCCTTCACCCATTTGTTCTGCATTGTGTAAACATCCTGAGTTGCTTCCTCCTCCAGTAAGACGAGTTGAGATACCATGACCATATTCATGTGCGATGATTCCATTATCTAAGTCACTGTCCTTGTCACTAATGCCAGCATTATCAATAGAACCAGAAACTGGACCAGAGAGGAGTTCTGTTTTGATAGGATTCGCACTAGATGGCAAAATCATAATCGAAGGAATTGTGATAGGACTACTAGGGGTACCGCCCATTACAAAAAGAAAGCCTAGGTTATTGACAATAACAACGGCAACTGCACCAGCATTTTGTGCTGCCAAAACTTTCTCTGCAAAACTACAAGTACCTTGGTCTATTAGTACAATTTTTCCATTTAATTGTGCTGCATTGACGATACTGTCACAACCATCATTGGTTGGAGATACAGCATCTTCTAATACAACAAGATCTGCCGTGATTGGAATAGCAGGAAGTTCAGGACCAAAGGCTGCACTTGAAGCCATATAAGTACCAGCTAGATTGCTTGGGCTATTGATGGTTAAAAAATGCCCAGTATTACTACTAAATGGCCAAATATACATTTGCATTCTAGGGCGTAACCCATCTGGAGGAGTGGCGAAGTTCGCATTGTTGATTCCACTACCATCTTGGGTTTCTGCACGAACATAGTCTCCTGCTAATCCACCATTATTGTAGTTGTTTTGTTGAAAATTGCCACTAGCTTCATCAAACCCATAACGATACCAAATATCATGCATCATATTATTCATATAAAAGAGGTTTGTAACAGCGGCATCTATATACGTTGGAGGTTGAGCTCCATTGGTGTAAGGGAAGTTAAATTCTAAAATAGAGCCACCATCAGGACTATAGCCAGGACTATTGGTATCGGAAGTATCTTCATAGGCATACACATTGTTCCCTCTTGTAATTGTATATTCAGCACCAATATTGCCATCGGTATCGTGCCAACCGAAAGGAGAAGCAGCAGTGTCGGAAGGAGCCGTAACAATAGATCGAGTTCCATGTGAAGGACTTTCGGTAGGCAAAGCAAAAACTGTATATTGGTTTGGAGCCAACATTTTTTCTGGTGCTTGGTAAGATTGCGGTTGATGTGTATGATGCTTGCATTTGCTAAAAGGCGAGTTGTCGAAACGGCAATGGGTTACCCAATCGTTTTGATCTAATAAATCACCTGTTTGAGCATCAAGACGTACTGACCACCAGTGAGCAGCATCTAAGGTATAAATTGATAAGTCCCAAACTAATCGAATGGCTCCTGTTGTTG
It includes:
- a CDS encoding T9SS type A sorting domain-containing protein, with the translated sequence MRYRFFSVVVICILFTQLNFAQNYQTIFGSDTTQWDVNFCQLGQSRTVHKIAIEDTLINGLSYYKVGEKSNQSIDYNLSGNVGITNGFLREDTSLGKIWFIGTINSSSTSSLDTIELLVADLSLSLGDTFVVRHDNRDSTVLVDSVYYESGLKRVRLNYVLPAIAHLSKKVTFLEGIGTNFGFAYMHATLNLCPCLDSYRKNSTTVYSNFACSVIGSTSKVNEHQQAIRIAPHPIQHSSLFSFKNPTSQEAQLIISDISGRTVQTYTTTENNLLIQKERLSGLYFYQLRIAQQHNAQGKILFLD
- a CDS encoding tetratricopeptide repeat protein — encoded protein: MKLYVLIFILIILTASCKNNQMDEKEVELGLVPITTASEAAKKHFEKARFLVQNGINGNPIEHYEKAIELDSTFVRMYNFISIYSPDDSIKKINHTLAKKYKHLVSKEEQILVEATEYRFKNPEDNNERQLFKLAEMCPLDKYLHHTICFLLFRKNPKQAIVAGENAVRLDQNYGSGYNILGYAYINNKELDKAEKAFDNFIRCEPENANPYDSKADLLLRLGKYKEALSLKQKAYELDASFDWIPEEIVNIKAKIDSIE
- a CDS encoding T9SS-dependent M36 family metallopeptidase; its protein translation is MKFTFLVILNLWFLVPIIAQHPQIIIQDFLETHAVEQKLHPSDISNWQITDMHTSSASNATHVYIQQTHLDIPISNGLANFVLKENKVLYMNNRLINNVHQKVTQTVPTVSASQAIQLAAQYLQMDSLETLHKIKTIHSTHFIYDKGNISRKNIPVRLMYTATTDTEIKLVWDLSIYTLDAKHYWSLQIDAQQGTLVAQNDWVSHCSFAHRSSSSSCTNHPTNITRPSTPQGTFADLEMQPDQYTVFPLPIESPIHGSRYLVSNPADILASPYGWHDTNAIAGPEYTITRGNNVYAYEDTNNNNLPGFSPNGNSSLEFNFPYNPGTHPSTYQSAAISNLFYTNNMMHDIWYNYGFDEASGNFQNNNYGRGGSLALDGDELLAEAQDSANMNNASFMTPPDGSKPRMQLFLWNSTGSSLGNYLTINTPSNIAGNYTAAGATFGSGLPQTAIVANLVLVEDNLPPIHDACGTIMNSAALFGKIALIDLGGCNLTDKIEAVENAGAIAVVVINNTSGPPFQMLGTNTNISIPSIMISQNDGIVIKNELVNSTTINASISNNGTNNNLRDSDFDNGIIVHEYGHGISKRLTGGASNVNCLTNPEQTGEGWSDWFALVLTIEPGDQGEDSRGFGTYVSNQVSTGSGLRPAPYSTDFAVNPYTYGASNNTTQISAPHGTGFIFATVLWDLTWALIDAYGGVPDPDLYHGNGGNNIAMLLAMEALKIQPCNAGMLDGRDAILKADSILYGGAHNCLIWNVFAKRGFGYSAEQGSVFNRSDQIEAFDLPINCQVVTTAPTAAFSTNSVFSCKPTISFFDNSTDVPQFWFWDFGDGYTSTAQNPVHSYQNSGSYIIKLIVSNGMGADSTTRQVTLSNLPPTPSVDDIELCLGDTAVIATSVLGIVYWKDSAHRVIHIGDTLTVPNVGQTQTYYVENGRNVFPFTTGRSYNTGIGTYHSSPYFGALNFRASRSFEIVSAWVDADGAGPRTFYLVKGTNHDGAIPTPNSIVDQVTINLANGGQRINLDFLVPESGYYYIGGNNVDLYRHESNSNYPYVQNGYMSINSSSANNGDSLSYYYYFYDIEIRGPQCISTLDTVTITPITSLFSYTDNGGGVFNFNDLSSDANNWLWDFGDNTTSTQQNPTHTYNSSGNYTVRLSVNNGACTSTQVISVIVGLQPISQKKWGFKILPNPTEGLAQILLDKPLDEDLEVKIMHLAGKHIQSFNIPSGALELSLDLSPLPNAVYLVQIRGNEFVEVRKLIVK